The DNA segment TTCTCAAACTCGCGGGCCACCGAAGTAGGGGTTGGAGTACCTATTACATTAAACTCTGTAATAATGAGTTTTCCTTGCTCCTTCATCTTCTTCAACAACCTTACTTCTGCCATACTCATCCCCCCATAAATGAGGTCAGATGGTTCAAGCGAGCTCATTTTAGGATTATGCCTTTCTTCATTAGGATAAAGTTCGTACCACTCTCCTGTATAAACGCCATACAAATCAGTATAGTAAGCCATATCGTACTTGTTGGCCAATACGCTTAAGGCCGAATCTGAGTAGTTGGCAAAATCTTTCACCGTAAAGTTTCCCTTTCCATCGGGGAAGAAACCGTAATAGTCAGAGTTTTTATCGTAAGGCAGATTACCCTTCTTTACAAACTTCTCATTTTCTAATATCCAAAACAGAGGGGTGTGTTCCTGTCTATTCGGTTCTAAAACAGTCTTATCGATAACCAGCACGTTTAGTTGATAGGGTTCCTTGCTATTCCAAAGGTATCTTAGTACAAATGGAGTTGCCACTAAAACAAGAATAGTGAAATATAAGTATGGATGCTTTTTCATGCCTTATTTTTTTGAATGTAAAGTGAGCGGAAAGCAAACAAAACGTTAAGATGTACGCCTTAAAAACAACTAAAATAAAGAGATGTTTTGAAATCAAGTATAAATATTTGTCGAATAAGGCACAATAAGAGGGATGCAAAGATGGCAGAACAGATGAGTAGGGCTACAAAAAAGGCGAATCTTCGTAGGAAGATTCGCCTTTTTTATTTTTGATTTTACGCTTACTAAGCGCCTAAGCTTTGTCCAACGCTGATTTGAATAAGAACCGCTGCAATAAGAGCAATAATTGCATAAAGCTCTGGGTATACGGCCAAAATCATAGTCTTACCGAATACATCGTTACCGTTTGCCATTTCGTTAATACCATTGGCAACAACCTTTGACTGCTGAACAGAAGAGAAGTAGCCTACAAATCCCATAGCTAGTCCGGCTGCAAGAATTGCAAAAGCAATGTCAATAGGAGCCCCTTTAGCAATAAAGGCAGGCATAATTCCGTTGAAAAGGAAGAATGCAGCAAAACCATACAAACCCTGAGTTGATGGAAGAGCTGTTAAAAGCATACTCTTGCCGAAAATATCAGGATTCTTCTTTAAGCCACCAATAGTAGCATTACCAGAAATAGATACTCCAATGGTACTACCAATACATGCTAAACCAACCATGATAGCTAGTCCTGCATAAGCGAGCATTACAGATACAAACATGTTATTATCCTCCAAAATTTACTTTGTTATTATTCTTCTTTTACTGTTTTACTTTTTTTGCAAAGGGCCTATAGTACCTACCATTCCCTTCAAAACCAGAGTTCTTATAAAACTCAACAAAGGTAAGACGAAGCGGATGTACAAATGAG comes from the Acetobacteroides hydrogenigenes genome and includes:
- a CDS encoding ATPase, whose amino-acid sequence is MFVSVMLAYAGLAIMVGLACIGSTIGVSISGNATIGGLKKNPDIFGKSMLLTALPSTQGLYGFAAFFLFNGIMPAFIAKGAPIDIAFAILAAGLAMGFVGYFSSVQQSKVVANGINEMANGNDVFGKTMILAVYPELYAIIALIAAVLIQISVGQSLGA